Within the Nerophis ophidion isolate RoL-2023_Sa linkage group LG01, RoL_Noph_v1.0, whole genome shotgun sequence genome, the region tataaatgttaaaccttttaaagcttttttaacattttaatgtataaaatatgtaacatttataaagcatttttcatataaatttttttttagcattttttaacattttaaacatttctaacattttaaaaaatgttaagcattttcaaacattttaaaaatgttaaacatttcaatgcatttttaacattttaaaatactttttaaaaatacttttaaaataattgtttaatatttttactttttataacTAATGTTAACATATTGCACATGTTTAACAAAacttttttaaatatgtaaactattttcatacactaaagattttgacaattaaaatgtaaaaattgttGTGACCATTTACAAGGGCAATTTTGcaaggggaattagctcaaacgGTAGAGTGCGTGCTTAGCAtgcgagaggtagcgggatcaatACCCGCATTCTCcatgacttctttatttttgtgCGATTCCAACTGTCCTGACGCCTCTCCGCACGTCACGTCTGTGTCGCAGAAAGCTGTCCTCTGTCCAGCACCAGCTTCCCGCACGTCCTGCCCCTCCTTTACCTGCTGGAGAGAGGCGTGGCGCTGGGTGAGGGGGCGGAGCCTTGGGAGACGGCGGAGGACGGCGTGGACGTGGTCATGTTGCATCTCGAGGCGGCCAGGACCGTGGCACAACTAGGCGACGTCTACAGGTCCAACGCTGAGAGCAAACTGCAAGGTcaaaagacacacaaacacacaaatatgtattttcttAAATACGTGTCTCAAAACCCATGAATTTTAGGTTTACACaaataaaatgagcaaaatgttaccattaaacattagcatgctaacgtaagcgTGTTACAATGAAATAGTTAGCACACTTGCAAGAAAGAGACATGTCTCaaaccccattaatttgaggttTGTACGAGTACATTAGCAAAAATGtttgcataaaacgttagcatgctaatttaagCTTTTATAATGGGAACTGTTAGCATACTTCAAAGAAAGAGATATGTCTCAAAACCCCTAAATTTTAGGTTCATAcaattaaaatagcaaaaatatttgcataaaacattagcatgctaatgttagcatgttataatGGGAAtagttagcatacttgcaagaaAAAGATACGTCTCAAAACCCATGAATTTAAGGTTCATACGAGTAAAATAGCAAAAGTGtttgcataaaacgttagcatgctaacgttaacatgttataatgggaacagttagcatacttttaagaaaGAGCTACGTCTCAAAACCCATTAATTTTATCTTTCAGTCataaaaatgagctaaaaagctagcGTAAAACATAAGCACGCTATGCCATGAATTTTACGTTCAAATATttacaattagctaaaatgctagcataaaacagtaatgttagcatgataacagaggAAATGTTTATCATATTatagatgaatgaatgaatgaatctttTTCTTCTCGGTGCAGAAAATCCAAAATGTTCATGTCAGAATTGGGATTCGAATTAATTAGTAATTTTCTTCTCATAGTTAGGATTAATCAAAAAGCACttttgtcagaagtgggattcgaacccacgcctacagagtagactacgacctgaacgtagcgccttagaccgctcggccatcctgacagtCACAGGAACTTACATGGCCTCACATGCTAATGGTAGAATGGCTCTGTATATAGATGTAGTATTTGTTATCACATATTACTATTTTATGACTGAATATATCATTTTGATTGAAGCTAAAAAGCCTGCATAAaacataagcatgctaactttagcttgTTGTAATGGGAAAAGTTAGTATACCTGTAAAATGGAGACATGTCTCAAAAACCATgaattttagctttcaatcatcaaaatgagctaaaatgctagcatacaaCATTAACACGCTAATGTTGGCATGATCATTTAAAACATGTTAGCATACCTCTAAGATAGCACTAAGTATTAAATGCCATGAATTTTAGGTTAAAATACttacaattagctaaaatgctagcataaaacaataacatgctaactaatgttagcatggtgaAATAGGAAAAGTTGGCACACTTCTGACAATGCCATGTATCGAAGGCCCAGATTTTTAGGTTTATACAAATACAATtatcaaaaaatattagcattaaaATGGTAAAATAAGAtaagtttagcatgttagcatgcaacAGCTggatgctaattttagcatgaaaACAGGATAAGTTCATGTCATTGATAAAATGAATTAGAGGTTTTTTTTATCACAGTGAGGAAAATCCAAAATGTTCTTGTCAGAGGTGGCGTTCGAACCAACGCCTACAGAGTAGTCTACCACCTGAACGTAGCTCCTTAGAACACTCGGCCATCCTGACATCCATCAGCCCTGACACGCCCACACATGCTAATGGTTTAATGGCATCAACAATAAAGTTACTATATGTTGTCAAAACCACTGTTTTATAATTCAATATATCATTTTGATTGAAGCTAAAAGCTTGcattaaatgctaacatgctaatgctagctttTTATATTAAGAACAGTTAGTATAATTTAAGACAGAGACATGTCCTAACCAAAGAAGTTTTGGTTTAAGTGATAAAAAATAATCTtagatgctagcataaaacagtagcattttaatgttagcataataacaGAGGAAATGTTTTTCATAtcataaatgaatgaataaatttaTCATTTTCTTCTCAGTGCAGTAAATCATACTTACTGTTCTCAATATAACAAGCTagtattagcatgttagcatttaatgCAAGCTTTTAGCGTCAATGAAAATGATATATTGAATTATAAAATAGTTGTTTTGACAACATATAGCAACTTTATTGTTGAAGCCATTACACAATGAGCATGTGTGGGCGTGTCAGGGCTGATGtctgtcaggatggccgagcggtctaaggcgctacgttcaggtcgtagtctactctgtaggcgtgggttcgaatcccacttctgacaacaAAACTTTTTGATTTTCCTCACTGTGAGAAGAAAATTACTAATTCATTTTATCTATGTAGACCGTAGCGCTTTggaccgctcggccatcctgacagcCATAGGGTCGGACACACCCACACATGCTAATGGTTTAATGGCTTCATGTACAAAGTTTGTGTTTGTTGTCAAAAACTACTGTTTTACAATTGAATATATAATTTTGACTGAAGCTAAAAAGCTTGCgtaaaacattatcatgctaacgttagcctgTTATATTGAGAACAGTTAGCATGCTTAGGAAATGGAGACATGTCCAAACCAAA harbors:
- the LOC133564195 gene encoding SH2 domain-containing protein 3C-like, yielding MMRLNEGKESCPLSSTSFPHVLPLLYLLERGVALGEGAEPWETAEDGVDVVMLHLEAARTVAQLGDVYRSNAESKLQGFQEQDDILEVFQTDFQMRLLWGSRGAVESQAPRYAKFQQVLTALSNRLEPPAPQATKT